Proteins encoded together in one Candidatus Syntrophosphaera sp. window:
- a CDS encoding ABC transporter permease codes for MNSDFLAGIGEYAIFTGRVFSSLPRIFKRRLEFLLQLKRIAYDSIFLITLTAAFTGMVTALQAVYQSKGYIPLHLLSVLIGKSTMIELAPVLTALVMTGKVGAAIAAEIGTMRVSEQIDALQSMSVSPEEFLYLPRITAGLIAFPLLTVYANLVSILCAWYFSWLRYGIHFHKFFNNLRGYFETFDLLSGIIKAIVFGFIITSLGCFFGNRTTGGAEGVGRSTTLTVVYSAVLILVTDFFVAWFLFGGF; via the coding sequence ATGAACAGTGATTTCCTGGCCGGGATCGGGGAATATGCCATCTTCACCGGAAGGGTGTTCTCCAGCCTGCCCAGGATCTTCAAGCGCCGTCTGGAATTCCTTCTCCAACTCAAGCGCATAGCCTACGACTCCATTTTCCTCATCACCCTGACCGCCGCTTTCACAGGGATGGTGACCGCGCTGCAGGCCGTCTATCAATCCAAGGGGTACATTCCGCTTCATCTGCTGAGCGTCCTGATCGGTAAATCCACCATGATCGAGCTCGCCCCTGTGCTCACAGCCCTGGTAATGACAGGCAAAGTGGGCGCCGCGATCGCCGCTGAGATCGGCACCATGCGGGTTAGCGAGCAGATCGACGCGCTGCAGAGCATGAGCGTCTCGCCGGAGGAATTTCTCTATTTGCCGCGCATCACCGCAGGTTTGATCGCCTTTCCGCTGCTCACGGTCTACGCGAACCTGGTCAGCATCCTCTGCGCCTGGTATTTCTCCTGGCTGCGCTATGGCATCCATTTCCACAAGTTCTTCAATAATCTGCGCGGCTATTTCGAGACCTTCGACCTCCTCAGCGGCATTATCAAAGCCATCGTTTTTGGCTTCATCATCACCTCTTTGGGCTGCTTTTTCGGCAACCGCACCACTGGAGGCGCCGAAGGCGTGGGACGCAGCACCACCCTCACCGTGGTCTACAGCGCCGTATTGATCCTGGTCACGGATTTCTTCGTGGCCTGGTTCCTGTTCGGTGGATTCTGA
- the meaB gene encoding methylmalonyl Co-A mutase-associated GTPase MeaB, with amino-acid sequence MTKHRKPEWTPPNAGREFASRVMEAGSASDRVKTEPPGPRERGMPSLESLEAGVKSGNRTLLAKAITLIESNSPKHFEAGQDLIRRLLPDSGGSVRVGITGVPGSGKSTFIESFGLWLLERGHKLAVLAIDPSSSLSKGSILGDKTRMEQLSRHPDSFIRPSPTGGALGGVARKTRESIILCEAAGYDIILIETVGVGQSETTVRSMVDFFLLMQIPGAGDELQGIKKGIMELADLIVVNKADGENVQAAELACQELNNALHYLRHATKGWNTKALTCSAIQRTSLKEIWAAIEKFVDQGRTSGVFEARRQTQVSEWFESLLTEAVLNRFHNDPDIQKRLPVLREQVEQGNLPAVLAVKKLLETS; translated from the coding sequence ATGACCAAACACCGCAAGCCGGAATGGACTCCACCGAACGCGGGCAGGGAATTCGCCTCCCGCGTGATGGAGGCAGGCTCAGCCTCGGATCGGGTCAAAACTGAACCCCCGGGTCCCAGGGAAAGGGGGATGCCTTCTCTGGAAAGCCTCGAAGCAGGCGTCAAAAGCGGGAACAGGACCCTCCTGGCCAAAGCGATAACACTGATCGAGAGCAATTCACCCAAACACTTCGAAGCGGGACAGGATCTGATCCGCAGGCTCCTCCCCGATTCTGGAGGTTCGGTCCGCGTCGGAATCACCGGGGTGCCTGGTTCGGGTAAAAGCACTTTCATCGAAAGTTTCGGGCTCTGGCTGCTCGAGCGGGGCCACAAACTGGCCGTGCTGGCCATCGATCCCAGCAGTTCCCTCTCCAAGGGCAGCATCCTGGGTGACAAGACCCGCATGGAACAATTGAGCAGGCATCCGGACTCTTTCATCCGCCCTTCTCCGACTGGCGGCGCTTTGGGCGGAGTGGCCCGCAAAACGCGGGAGAGCATCATTCTCTGCGAAGCCGCGGGCTATGACATCATCCTGATCGAGACCGTCGGTGTCGGCCAATCCGAGACGACGGTACGTTCGATGGTCGATTTTTTCCTGCTGATGCAAATCCCAGGAGCGGGTGACGAACTGCAGGGCATCAAAAAAGGGATCATGGAACTGGCCGATTTGATCGTGGTGAACAAAGCCGACGGCGAAAACGTCCAGGCCGCGGAACTGGCCTGCCAGGAACTGAACAATGCCCTCCACTACCTGCGCCACGCCACCAAGGGCTGGAACACCAAAGCGCTGACATGCTCGGCCATCCAAAGGACGAGCCTCAAAGAGATCTGGGCCGCCATCGAAAAATTCGTGGACCAGGGCAGAACGAGCGGTGTTTTCGAGGCCAGGCGGCAAACCCAGGTCAGCGAGTGGTTCGAATCCCTGCTCACCGAGGCGGTCCTGAACCGGTTCCACAACGACCCCGATATCCAAAAACGCCTACCAGTCCTGCGTGAACAGGTTGAACAGGGCAACCTGCCGGCCGTACTGGCCGTCAAAAAGCTTCTCGAAACCTCATAA
- a CDS encoding extracellular solute-binding protein — protein MRRLVSLLLLAVLLAACQKTEPVPKDPAPPSQLNIFALQEMQDSGFEAAVFREFASQNNTTLALSHFSDLPSLLSALAKDENQGRVDLVLGLNSAFAILDSLLEPFSPLPEISLLEISHDIPREPQQRLIPYAQAHLALLYNSKAFPNPPQSFGELQDARYYSQMAITDASKDGLGRASLLWSVALFGENGYDKLWSSLRKNVRRVYSDRWEALDALRRDECKLMLGFHCTPAWIEEFYPSEIHIKASIPQEGSFRYVESAAVPKDAPNRDVALEFLRNLISSETQQFVIFKLGLLPVNGRTPLPRQFSRIPLSVYATNDRLEQDLVKENLPAWLDRWNYLVNRIPGF, from the coding sequence ATGCGGCGCCTGGTTTCGTTGCTGCTTTTGGCGGTACTCCTGGCAGCCTGCCAGAAAACTGAGCCGGTGCCCAAAGATCCCGCTCCGCCCAGCCAATTGAACATCTTTGCCCTGCAGGAAATGCAGGATTCGGGTTTTGAAGCCGCCGTGTTCAGGGAATTCGCCTCGCAGAACAACACGACCCTTGCTCTCAGCCACTTTTCCGACCTTCCTTCGTTGCTCTCAGCCCTGGCCAAAGATGAAAACCAGGGCCGGGTTGACCTCGTGCTCGGGCTGAACAGCGCTTTCGCCATCCTGGATTCTCTTCTGGAGCCGTTTTCCCCACTGCCGGAGATCTCGCTGCTGGAAATCAGCCACGACATCCCGCGCGAACCTCAGCAGCGCCTGATTCCTTATGCCCAAGCGCATCTGGCCTTGCTCTACAACTCGAAGGCCTTTCCCAACCCGCCCCAGTCCTTTGGCGAACTCCAGGACGCCCGCTACTACTCACAGATGGCCATCACCGACGCTTCCAAAGACGGCCTCGGCCGCGCCAGCCTGCTCTGGTCAGTGGCCCTGTTTGGCGAGAATGGCTACGACAAACTCTGGTCCAGCCTGCGCAAGAACGTCCGCAGGGTCTATTCCGACCGCTGGGAAGCCCTGGATGCCCTACGCCGTGACGAATGCAAGCTGATGCTGGGATTTCACTGCACCCCGGCCTGGATCGAGGAATTCTACCCCTCGGAGATCCACATCAAAGCCTCCATACCCCAGGAAGGCAGCTTCCGCTACGTGGAATCCGCTGCGGTACCCAAGGACGCGCCCAACCGGGATGTGGCGCTCGAGTTTCTTCGCAACTTGATCTCCTCGGAAACACAGCAATTCGTGATCTTCAAGCTCGGATTGCTGCCCGTAAATGGACGCACACCCCTTCCCCGCCAATTTTCCCGGATCCCGCTCAGTGTTTATGCCACCAACGACAGGCTGGAACAGGATCTGGTCAAAGAAAACCTCCCGGCCTGGCTGGACCGTTGGAATTACCTCGTCAACCGCATTCCCGGATTCTGA
- the dnaB gene encoding replicative DNA helicase, with protein MLIDSSIVSKGIEMIKEEFLSRTANRLIFRCICELFNEGVELDPVTLVDRMQRNNTLEKAGGVPYINELADFVISSANFDFHLNIVTEKALLRHLILACNGIIESCYSSPKPVKTIVDEAEQAIFSIAELPEHQGFLRIDKISAEVVETIDKIASTKVPVIGVPSGFVDLDKLTGGFRPGQFIIIAARPAMGKTSLALNIASHAAVDLGKKVAVFTMEMAADEVIMRMFSSAAEVNMDTMLKGYGMNEEKLIRIMQASEVLSTKQIYIDESGTNTPLEIRAKTRRLAAEVGGLDLIIIDYLQLMTLPRDKDNRQQEIAEISRALKILAKDMKIPVVALSQLNRLLESREDKRPRLADLRESGAIEQDADVVMFIYRDEYYYKEKSEKPGIAEVIIGKNRHGAVGSAELGFVPEYTLFRNIDTTHEQ; from the coding sequence ATGCTGATCGATTCGAGCATCGTGAGCAAAGGCATCGAGATGATCAAGGAGGAGTTCCTCTCCCGCACCGCGAACAGGCTAATCTTTCGCTGCATCTGCGAGCTCTTCAATGAAGGCGTGGAACTCGATCCGGTCACCCTGGTCGACAGGATGCAGCGCAACAACACGTTGGAAAAAGCCGGCGGAGTCCCCTACATCAATGAACTCGCCGATTTTGTGATCTCCAGCGCCAACTTTGATTTCCATCTCAACATCGTCACCGAAAAAGCCCTCCTGCGCCATCTGATCCTGGCCTGCAACGGCATCATCGAATCCTGCTACAGTTCGCCCAAACCAGTCAAGACGATCGTCGACGAGGCGGAGCAGGCGATCTTTTCCATAGCGGAGCTGCCTGAGCATCAAGGATTCCTGCGCATCGACAAGATCAGTGCCGAAGTGGTTGAAACCATCGACAAGATCGCCTCCACCAAGGTCCCCGTGATCGGCGTCCCCAGCGGATTTGTTGATCTCGACAAGCTCACCGGCGGATTCCGGCCCGGCCAGTTCATCATCATCGCCGCCCGCCCCGCCATGGGAAAAACCTCCCTGGCCCTGAACATTGCTTCCCATGCCGCGGTCGACCTGGGCAAAAAGGTCGCCGTCTTCACGATGGAAATGGCGGCCGACGAAGTGATCATGCGCATGTTCAGCAGTGCAGCGGAAGTGAACATGGATACCATGCTCAAGGGCTATGGCATGAACGAGGAAAAGCTGATCCGCATCATGCAGGCCTCGGAGGTCCTTTCCACCAAACAGATCTACATCGATGAATCCGGCACCAACACGCCTCTGGAGATCCGAGCCAAAACCAGGCGCCTCGCGGCTGAGGTCGGCGGGCTGGACCTCATCATCATCGACTATCTGCAGCTCATGACCTTGCCCCGTGACAAAGACAATCGCCAGCAGGAGATCGCGGAAATCTCCCGCGCCCTGAAGATCCTGGCCAAAGACATGAAGATCCCCGTGGTGGCGCTTTCCCAGCTCAACCGTTTGCTGGAATCCCGCGAGGATAAAAGGCCCAGGCTGGCCGACCTGCGTGAATCCGGGGCCATCGAACAGGACGCCGACGTGGTGATGTTCATCTACCGAGATGAATACTACTATAAGGAAAAATCCGAAAAACCCGGCATTGCCGAGGTCATCATTGGCAAAAACAGGCATGGGGCGGTCGGTTCAGCGGAGCTCGGCTTCGTTCCGGAATACACTCTCTTCCGCAATATAGACACCACGCATGAACAGTGA
- a CDS encoding tRNA (cytidine(34)-2'-O)-methyltransferase, with protein MIPLPATGFNIALYEPEIPANTGNIGRLCVGTGSTLHIIQPCKFLLTDKALKRAGLDYWPDLDLVLHKNAEEFFAALNPSRIFLCTTKAERSYLDLSYAAGDAFLFGPESRGLPQSFLDRYPDRLITIPMHAKIRSLNLANSVSIVLFEAIRQLRPETG; from the coding sequence ATGATCCCCCTTCCCGCGACGGGCTTCAATATCGCACTCTATGAGCCGGAAATCCCCGCCAACACGGGAAACATCGGCAGGCTCTGCGTTGGCACGGGATCGACCCTCCACATCATCCAGCCCTGCAAATTCCTGCTCACAGACAAAGCCCTCAAGCGCGCGGGATTGGATTACTGGCCTGATCTGGACCTCGTCCTCCACAAAAATGCCGAGGAGTTCTTTGCCGCCCTGAATCCAAGCAGGATTTTTCTTTGCACCACCAAAGCGGAACGCAGCTATCTGGATCTCAGCTACGCAGCCGGAGACGCCTTCCTCTTTGGCCCCGAGTCCCGCGGCCTGCCCCAATCCTTTCTGGATCGTTATCCGGACCGGCTCATCACCATCCCCATGCATGCCAAGATCCGTTCCCTGAACCTCGCCAACTCGGTATCCATCGTGCTTTTTGAGGCGATCAGGCAGCTCCGGCCCGAGACTGGCTGA